One window of the Lasioglossum baleicum chromosome 8, iyLasBale1, whole genome shotgun sequence genome contains the following:
- the LOC143211373 gene encoding calaxin, translating to MPAEQPVDQLNDTLKEIVYRTKNLEKFKRLSRQTHYDIREVEVLAIIHRKCVQTLGPMARSVFRDIFQSGFDFTENIRHLLIDRLFGVMDTKNALQIHVDPWIEGLSVIFRGTMDENIQFAYKVYDNLKTNKLKREQIFPIMRGCLIKLQNDENPDEAVKDLIDLLLKKLDVDRDGSISEDDFKTAVKDRNPLLLESMGPVFPSREARHVFFRTFTDRVGSY from the exons ATGCCTGCAGAACAGCCAGTTGATCAACTAAATGATACACTCAAGGAAATCGTGTACAGAACGAAGAATTTGGAAAAATTCAAGCGATTGTCGCGTCAAACACATTATGACATCAGAGAAGTTGAAG TTCTGGCAATAATACATCGAAAATGTGTACAGACGTTAGGCCCCATGGCGAGATCCGTGTTCCGTGATATTTTCCAGTCTGGCTTCGATTTTACAGAGAATATACGCCATCTGTTAATCGATAGATTGTTTGGCGTAATGGATACTAAAAATGCGTTGCAG ATTCACGTTGATCCATGGATCGAGGGACTTTCAGTGATATTCCGTGGCACTATGGATGAAAATATACAGTTTGCTTACAAA GTATACGACAATTTGAAAACAAACAAACTGAAAAGGGAACAAATATTTCCCATAATGCGTGGATGCTTGATCAAGCTGCAGAATGATGAAAATCCGGATGAAGCTGTCAAA GATCTTATAGATCTTTTACTGAAGAAGCTCGACGTTGATCGTGATGGCTCAATCTCAGAAGACGACTTCAAAACAGCCGTGAAAGATAGAAATCCACTCTTATTGGAGAGCATGGGCCCAGTTTTCCCATCGAGAGAAGCTCGCCATGTCTTTTTCAGAACATTCACCGATCGTGTTGGAAGTTATTAA